From the Candidatus Omnitrophota bacterium genome, the window CGCGAACATACCCGGGTCAATTCTAAAGAAAGCGGGATCGCTTTCAAATAAAGCATAATCCTCATCGGGGTTTTTATAGACAGGTTTTTGACTTGTCAAAGTTGCCACGCCCATAAGTTCGGCGCCGGAAACAATATACTGGATATCTGTATATTTAAAATGCCCTTCTAATTTGCATTCAGATCTATCCTTTGTGCTGTATTCCTGGACAATCGCAAAAATAACATCACCATCTATCTTATATTTACCAGGCGCTGCGGCCGAGAAATCCGTCTCCTTTATATAAGCAAGCGCGAGCGCTATCCTGCCGCCGAGACCTGTATATAAGCCGTGGTTTGCGATTTTATCTATTATCATCTTTTTGAGTCCGGGCTAAAACAGATGACCGCCGCGGTGGTGCTTTCGGGCTTGAATAAACCGGCGTCGTTTATCGTTATACCTACGTTCGCCCCGTCAAGGAGATCATAGATAACCTTATTGTTCTCCATATCGGGTATCGCGGGATAACCTGGGCTCACCCTTCGGCTGCTTTTATCGTCGATTCCCGCAATATTGTTGAGCTCTTCGTGGAGCATCGCGGCATAATCCTCGGCAACCCTGTCTGCGAGGCCCTTGATATACAGCATGGATTCCGTATCGCCGCTTCCCATAAAAGCCGAGGCGGCTTTTTCCGCCTCAATTCCCGCTGTGCTTATCTGAAAACCGCAGATGTCTTTTTGTTTTGAGCCGACACTCAGAAACCATGAATTTTCTACTGAGGACGGAAAGGATAATTCCGCTATTTTTTTATCAGGTTCGTCTATGCTGTAAATAAAAAGTTTATTTCCTTTGGCGTTACAGGGAAAGACCGCGGATATACCGCGGGGGGGGGCTATCCAATTATTTTCTTTCGATCTGCGGATCCATTTAGCCGCCAGTTTCTTGAATACGGTTTCGTCCTCTTTAGCCATTTTCCAATTCAAGTTTTTTAAATTTTTGAAGTTGATTTTCAGGTCATTGATACCGGTATGGCTGGTTTTGCGGAAAGGTTTTATTTTAGGGGGGTGGTACCGCGCCGAATTTTTCGCAAGCGCCCCGCCTTCCTCCTTGGAATATTCTTCCAGGCTTTCTCCGGCTATTTCAGCGCCTTTTTTACTGAGGAGGTATGATATTGAGTAGTCGTCTAACACTTTGGCGGTCCGTTTATCAAAGAATTCCCCGAAGGCGGATTTATTTATTTTAGAAAAATCGTATTCCTTCAATCTGAGCGCTGACGATCCGAACGTGTTTGTCTCAACGGCATTCGCCCCGGCCTCAAGATAGGCGCGATGCACTTTCTTTATCTCTTCCGGGCGGGAAATGTTGAGCAGGTCCCCCAGCATGCCGAAGTCCGCTCCGCCGTAATCGACGGCTTTCAAATTCGCGGCATGGAGCATCGTTC encodes:
- a CDS encoding DUF386 domain-containing protein — protein: MIIDKIANHGLYTGLGGRIALALAYIKETDFSAAAPGKYKIDGDVIFAIVQEYSTKDRSECKLEGHFKYTDIQYIVSGAELMGVATLTSQKPVYKNPDEDYALFESDPAFFRIDPGMFAIFFPDDLHMPCVQLERSARVKKVVVKVRLR